From the Metamycoplasma hominis ATCC 23114 genome, one window contains:
- a CDS encoding thermonuclease family protein, protein MNKEKINLSKFDVIKKNYEIPVYEFSKVGTIFNKSINYRMYVTDEKGKTIREVSQSLWDYYNYIEGEVTRIFDGDTIEIKVTKQPNPKPGGKVLTVPTTMRLRIPMIDTLEENTPEVGKEEKELAKKDHAYAEKLIPIGSKVRVISSNWSEKTYDRFVGYVFFGKNFERQFDIEMLAGGYTLARLDTTKVISEFIADLSKESTEAKEIRSYLLPYAAYAINYGILNRKGFYGEVANMRSPYELSSKYLEHGQGMVDFSLSILHYNYWKKPELATKRNNIYRYLEQINQNKK, encoded by the coding sequence GTGAATAAAGAAAAAATAAATTTATCAAAATTTGATGTAATAAAGAAAAATTATGAAATTCCAGTATATGAATTTTCAAAAGTGGGAACAATTTTTAATAAATCAATAAATTATAGAATGTATGTCACTGATGAAAAAGGAAAAACTATTAGAGAAGTTTCTCAATCATTATGGGATTATTATAATTACATTGAAGGCGAAGTTACTAGAATTTTTGATGGTGACACCATTGAAATAAAAGTAACAAAGCAACCAAATCCTAAACCTGGTGGTAAAGTTCTTACTGTTCCTACAACAATGAGATTAAGAATTCCAATGATTGATACATTAGAAGAAAATACACCAGAAGTTGGAAAAGAAGAAAAGGAATTAGCAAAAAAAGATCATGCATATGCCGAAAAATTAATTCCTATTGGTTCAAAAGTTAGAGTAATTTCAAGCAATTGAAGTGAAAAAACATATGATAGATTTGTTGGATATGTCTTCTTTGGCAAAAATTTTGAAAGACAATTTGATATTGAAATGTTAGCAGGTGGATATACTCTTGCTAGATTAGATACAACAAAAGTTATTTCAGAATTTATTGCTGATTTATCAAAAGAAAGCACTGAAGCAAAGGAAATAAGAAGTTACTTGTTGCCTTATGCTGCATATGCAATTAATTATGGAATTTTAAATAGAAAAGGATTTTATGGTGAAGTTGCCAATATGCGTTCTCCATATGAACTAAGTTCAAAATATTTGGAACATGGACAAGGCATGGTTGATTTCTCACTTTCAATACTTCATTATAATTATTGAAAAAAGCCTGAATTGGCAACTAAAAGGAATAATATCTATAGATATTTAGAACAAATTAATCAAAATAAAAAATAA
- a CDS encoding ATP-binding cassette domain-containing protein, with protein MKETKSREELLKDIHSFSKQRHEIKKTLPAIEIKNLVIDFGESLAVDNASFCINKGELVTLLGPSGSGKTTTLNAIAGLLRPTGGKIFFSGIDVTKFSPQQRELGLVFQNYALYPHMSVYENIAFPLYNDKHWREETLEKTKLSQLKIFEIILNAYKVDEKAIEDLKTKCYYSIDNPKETKKYLNELISQYNDIIDEQINKLNFYKTKKTAEGTSLTKNVLQYIKKLGLQRQAEISEAREKFLGEKQKLDREFEFTHDKNILKNISVLKSEFSDTVSKIKSKSAEEIANAKKEYSEKYNEALARNTQAIKDAKLELMEKKREQAESPLVNKIKEIKNRYVLVSKITNVEYTEAVENVFGSLFNSQNITKGSFDTKLKALIFALDQETQNQISEISKDVLTIDEAIVKDVLDVAQRVEITKNLAKRPTQMSGGQQQRVAIARAIVKKPKILLLDEPLSNLDAKLRISTRKWIRSIQQELGITTVFVTHDQEEAMSISDKIVCMSTAKIQQIGSPMELYLKPKNEFVAKFLGMPEMTIFEAQIKDGYIIYNNKKLLKAPEGYQKSSIDVGIRGESLIEEEEGIFEGSIKLVEHLGKEIQAQIFIKELNKIANVFLAKKHNYELGEVVKLNAKSEGLFHLFDVDSKERV; from the coding sequence ATGAAAGAAACAAAATCAAGAGAAGAATTATTAAAAGATATTCATAGTTTTTCTAAGCAACGTCATGAAATTAAAAAGACATTGCCTGCAATTGAAATTAAAAATTTAGTTATTGACTTTGGTGAATCACTAGCAGTCGATAATGCTTCATTTTGCATTAATAAAGGAGAATTAGTAACATTATTAGGACCATCTGGTTCTGGTAAAACAACTACCTTGAATGCCATTGCGGGACTTTTAAGACCAACAGGGGGAAAAATTTTCTTTTCAGGAATTGATGTAACAAAATTCTCACCTCAACAAAGAGAATTAGGATTGGTGTTCCAAAACTATGCACTATATCCTCACATGTCAGTTTACGAAAATATTGCATTTCCTCTATACAATGACAAACATTGACGTGAAGAGACTCTAGAAAAAACTAAATTATCACAATTGAAAATTTTTGAAATCATTTTAAATGCTTATAAAGTTGATGAAAAAGCAATTGAAGATTTAAAGACAAAATGCTACTATTCAATTGACAACCCTAAAGAAACTAAAAAGTATTTAAATGAATTAATTTCACAATATAATGATATTATTGATGAACAAATTAACAAATTAAACTTTTATAAAACTAAAAAAACAGCCGAAGGAACTTCGCTAACTAAAAATGTTTTGCAATATATTAAAAAACTAGGATTGCAACGCCAAGCAGAAATTTCAGAAGCTAGAGAAAAATTTTTGGGTGAAAAACAAAAACTTGATAGAGAATTTGAATTTACTCATGACAAAAATATTTTAAAAAATATATCAGTATTAAAATCAGAATTTTCAGATACTGTTTCTAAAATTAAATCTAAAAGTGCAGAAGAGATTGCTAATGCTAAAAAAGAATATTCTGAAAAATATAACGAAGCGTTAGCTCGTAATACTCAAGCAATTAAAGATGCAAAACTAGAACTAATGGAAAAGAAACGTGAACAAGCAGAATCTCCATTAGTTAATAAAATAAAAGAAATAAAGAATAGATACGTTTTAGTTTCAAAAATAACTAATGTTGAATATACAGAAGCAGTTGAAAATGTTTTTGGTTCGTTGTTCAATTCTCAAAATATAACAAAAGGTAGTTTTGATACTAAACTTAAGGCTTTAATATTTGCTTTGGATCAAGAAACTCAAAATCAAATTTCAGAAATTTCTAAAGATGTTTTGACAATTGACGAAGCAATCGTAAAAGATGTATTAGATGTAGCACAAAGAGTTGAAATTACAAAGAACTTAGCAAAACGTCCTACTCAAATGTCTGGTGGTCAACAACAACGTGTTGCCATAGCTAGAGCAATCGTTAAAAAACCAAAAATATTATTATTGGATGAACCATTGTCAAACTTGGATGCTAAGTTGCGTATTTCAACAAGAAAGTGAATACGTTCAATTCAACAAGAATTAGGAATTACAACCGTTTTTGTTACACACGATCAAGAAGAAGCTATGTCAATTAGCGATAAAATCGTATGTATGTCAACTGCTAAAATTCAACAAATTGGTTCTCCTATGGAACTATATTTGAAACCAAAAAATGAATTTGTTGCCAAATTCTTAGGTATGCCAGAAATGACAATATTTGAAGCTCAAATTAAAGATGGATATATAATTTATAACAATAAAAAACTACTTAAAGCTCCTGAAGGATATCAAAAATCTTCTATTGATGTTGGTATAAGAGGCGAATCTCTAATAGAAGAAGAAGAAGGAATATTTGAAGGAAGCATAAAATTAGTTGAACATTTAGGTAAGGAAATTCAAGCTCAAATATTTATCAAAGAATTAAATAAAATTGCAAACGTTTTCTTAGCTAAAAAACACAATTACGAATTAGGTGAAGTTGTTAAGTTAAATGCAAAAAGTGAAGGCTTATTCCATTTATTTGATGTAGACAGCAAAGAACGTGTATAA
- a CDS encoding carbohydrate ABC transporter permease, which translates to MKTYFWKKYRVKNTGLALSTLNNRVSFWKPFLLMLPSLITLTLFTIIPFILVLIFSSTYQVGATVYDKGFGLRNYIKLSKDPIFHIAIRNTLVYAILALPISLAISILISSAISFVIKQSFRRFWQTVFFLPYVTSGIAVSIAFAFLFRTSGGFINMLAGKNIQWLDNPNDGNWNAFVVILIRGVWGNLAFQILILTTAMLSVNPDLYKSASIDGSSNLKQFFAITLPSIRKTITFLFTVGIIGSIKTFPLALFDNKPAEAAANSGMSIMLYIFWYVQRGVNGVAGAASLILFLLGLLVSFGLRKLVSLVFFANKKIGEINVIRKIENKTLKRKVVFKI; encoded by the coding sequence ATGAAAACCTATTTTTGAAAAAAATATAGAGTTAAAAACACTGGACTTGCCTTAAGCACATTAAATAACAGGGTTAGTTTTTGAAAGCCCTTCTTATTGATGTTGCCATCATTAATTACATTAACTTTATTTACTATAATTCCATTTATTTTGGTTTTAATCTTTTCATCAACATATCAAGTTGGTGCAACGGTTTATGATAAGGGATTTGGACTAAGAAACTATATTAAGTTGTCAAAAGATCCAATATTCCACATCGCTATTAGAAATACATTGGTTTATGCTATATTAGCTTTACCAATTAGCTTGGCGATTTCCATTTTAATTTCATCTGCAATAAGCTTTGTAATCAAACAAAGTTTCCGTAGATTTTGACAAACAGTATTCTTTCTACCATATGTAACATCAGGAATTGCTGTTTCAATCGCCTTTGCATTCTTATTTAGAACATCAGGCGGATTTATTAACATGCTAGCGGGTAAAAACATCCAATGGCTTGATAACCCAAATGATGGTAATTGAAATGCATTTGTTGTTATTTTAATTAGAGGTGTATGAGGAAATTTAGCCTTTCAAATTCTAATTTTAACAACTGCTATGCTATCAGTTAACCCTGATTTATATAAATCAGCTTCTATTGATGGAAGTTCAAATTTAAAACAATTTTTTGCAATTACTTTGCCATCAATTAGAAAAACAATTACTTTCCTATTTACAGTAGGAATTATTGGATCAATTAAAACATTCCCATTGGCTTTATTTGATAACAAACCTGCTGAAGCAGCTGCAAACTCTGGTATGAGTATCATGCTATATATATTCTGATATGTTCAACGTGGAGTAAATGGCGTTGCTGGAGCAGCATCATTGATACTATTTCTATTAGGCTTATTAGTATCATTTGGTTTAAGAAAATTAGTAAGCTTAGTGTTCTTTGCTAACAAGAAGATTGGAGAAATAAATGTCATTAGGAAAATTGAAAATAAAACATTGAAGAGAAAAGTCGTATTTAAGATCTAA
- a CDS encoding carbohydrate ABC transporter permease: protein MSLGKLKIKHWREKSYLRSKQELMSKPYSSTKASSLIASWAFKIIILVFFALVIIFPFYFMIEMSFVEKQLSTDSRTTILFPRAIVEGGKSFFPENYRDAFESGFLEALVFTAGITTFSVLIRLGFSITLGYALSLRNWRGKNSFFIFFISLMILPEVALLSGQYRLVVALGWTIGWGQFFALVMPFAASIFFGYMYKNAFEAIPNSVKESSMLDGANGIKYFFKIAMPMVSATTWTVCILTAFASWNSYTWPALIFKTLGSPWKPLNLWVFTTGKSQESEIQIVYTSIRMAATVIAILPMFIIYFILKKRIMNAISRQGNATKG from the coding sequence ATGTCATTAGGAAAATTGAAAATAAAACATTGAAGAGAAAAGTCGTATTTAAGATCTAAGCAAGAGTTAATGTCGAAACCTTACTCTTCAACTAAGGCTAGTTCATTAATAGCATCTTGAGCATTTAAAATAATAATTTTAGTATTCTTCGCGTTAGTAATAATATTCCCATTCTACTTTATGATTGAAATGTCATTTGTAGAAAAACAATTAAGTACAGATTCAAGAACCACAATACTATTTCCAAGGGCAATAGTAGAAGGTGGAAAGAGTTTCTTCCCTGAAAACTATAGAGATGCTTTTGAATCAGGATTCCTTGAAGCACTAGTATTTACTGCTGGTATCACAACTTTCTCGGTATTAATTAGATTAGGATTTTCGATTACATTAGGATATGCACTATCATTAAGAAATTGAAGGGGGAAGAATTCGTTCTTTATCTTCTTTATATCGCTAATGATATTGCCGGAAGTCGCCTTACTAAGTGGTCAATACCGGTTAGTTGTAGCATTGGGTTGAACTATTGGATGAGGTCAATTCTTTGCATTAGTTATGCCATTTGCCGCTTCAATATTCTTTGGATATATGTATAAAAATGCATTTGAAGCAATACCAAACAGTGTTAAAGAATCATCAATGCTAGATGGCGCAAATGGAATCAAATACTTCTTTAAAATAGCAATGCCAATGGTTTCGGCAACAACCTGAACAGTTTGCATTCTTACAGCATTTGCATCATGGAACTCATATACATGACCTGCATTAATATTTAAAACTTTAGGTTCGCCTTGAAAACCTTTAAACCTATGAGTATTTACTACTGGTAAATCACAAGAATCAGAAATTCAAATTGTTTATACATCAATAAGAATGGCTGCAACTGTAATTGCAATTCTCCCAATGTTTATAATTTACTTCATATTAAAGAAGAGAATTATGAATGCAATTTCAAGACAAGGAAATGCAACAAAAGGATAG
- a CDS encoding P68 family surface lipoprotein, whose product MKRLGKLFTLMTIGLLPTTTLILSSCSTTENSKYGFDQEDDGQLVLAMGFLKNDWQGLAIQGIVDTYNKWIKDNNKQSEGYLPLKISWLASGYNTSSIALDLKVKNRKDFHNILLNYASAAALYANHKMNLAIEDKDFKKYNIEPVFNVANSLIANNKDNKKWAIPLSRSGEMTAVAKALIGKFVKELMALGVKLDSQNSSKLQSYLDYYNNNKQEAEGVDSIWAYSKTTPENLKKLTPEILKELPEMSDKLFDNYSDLINFAIQAKRLYNADPTLNVLGIDEIPSAINVMATSIIGGDINKNYINPDNNCPTTGGYNYDNFIENPDSQQAKLFKKVSSIILKGIQEGAVWVAKQGVWGTGIFTTYKLAMVITSTAAYHYTFVSENGKNNNYTIKQANRVLNPNTTIEILNDTPKNNEKWLSKFKQLNDKYSNTIWTADASEKDIKDAEQNPRYIKKISSLSTKEAKKLQGKAGFIVSGPEYSYNKIEDKIELKIGNKITKFQGIYLGKFFNNDNNEYFFIDKKDVEVNVLNANNFINQEDVDIISPPYSYSENEKYRGIILQGPSVIPVHANKREDKATKLFINWMYTQPLNNLELYKVDSKGKKINVQRFPDGTKAIDAFNIFSGYISPTTKFLSQDAKNVTKNIAEEVAFTNFKHLINEGSIYKPADDVATRRSGQLRDAIKQAARSILSDANVLKIFDYDEFINKIKLLFQE is encoded by the coding sequence ATGAAAAGACTTGGCAAATTATTCACTTTAATGACTATAGGTTTACTTCCTACGACTACATTGATTTTATCCTCATGTTCAACAACAGAAAATTCGAAATACGGATTTGACCAAGAAGATGATGGCCAATTAGTATTAGCAATGGGATTTTTAAAAAATGATTGGCAAGGGCTTGCTATTCAAGGGATTGTTGATACATACAACAAATGAATCAAAGACAATAACAAGCAATCTGAAGGATACTTGCCTTTAAAAATTTCCTGACTAGCTTCAGGATATAATACATCTTCAATTGCACTTGATTTAAAAGTAAAAAATAGGAAAGATTTTCACAACATTTTATTAAATTACGCATCAGCAGCTGCTTTATATGCAAATCACAAAATGAATTTAGCAATTGAAGACAAAGATTTTAAAAAATATAACATTGAACCTGTATTTAATGTTGCAAACTCTTTAATTGCAAATAATAAAGATAACAAAAAATGAGCAATACCTCTATCTCGTTCAGGAGAAATGACTGCAGTAGCTAAAGCATTAATTGGAAAATTCGTTAAAGAATTAATGGCTTTAGGAGTTAAATTAGATAGTCAAAATAGCAGCAAATTGCAATCTTATTTAGACTATTACAATAATAATAAACAAGAAGCAGAAGGCGTTGATAGTATTTGAGCATATTCAAAAACAACACCAGAAAATTTAAAAAAATTAACACCTGAAATATTAAAAGAATTGCCAGAAATGTCAGATAAATTATTTGACAATTATAGTGATTTAATTAACTTTGCAATTCAAGCAAAAAGATTATATAATGCTGACCCTACATTAAATGTTTTGGGAATAGATGAAATACCTTCGGCTATCAATGTTATGGCAACATCAATCATTGGCGGTGATATCAATAAAAACTATATAAACCCAGATAATAATTGCCCAACAACTGGTGGCTACAATTATGACAATTTTATTGAAAATCCTGATAGCCAACAAGCGAAATTATTTAAAAAAGTTTCTTCTATTATTTTAAAAGGTATTCAAGAAGGTGCCGTTTGAGTAGCTAAACAAGGTGTTTGAGGAACAGGCATTTTTACCACCTATAAATTAGCAATGGTTATTACTTCAACAGCTGCATATCATTACACTTTTGTTAGTGAAAATGGAAAAAATAACAATTATACAATCAAACAAGCAAATAGAGTGTTAAATCCAAACACAACAATTGAAATATTAAACGATACTCCCAAAAATAATGAAAAATGATTATCGAAATTTAAACAATTGAATGATAAATATTCGAATACAATTTGAACAGCAGATGCTAGTGAAAAAGATATAAAAGATGCAGAACAAAATCCTAGATATATTAAAAAAATATCTTCTTTATCAACAAAAGAAGCTAAAAAATTACAAGGCAAGGCAGGATTTATTGTTTCTGGACCTGAATATTCATACAACAAAATTGAAGATAAAATCGAATTAAAAATCGGAAATAAAATAACTAAATTTCAAGGAATTTATTTAGGAAAATTCTTTAACAATGACAATAACGAATATTTCTTTATTGACAAAAAAGATGTAGAGGTCAATGTATTAAATGCTAATAATTTTATTAATCAAGAAGATGTAGATATAATATCGCCCCCTTATTCATATTCAGAAAATGAAAAATATAGAGGAATCATTCTTCAAGGTCCTTCTGTAATTCCGGTTCATGCAAATAAAAGAGAAGACAAAGCAACTAAATTATTTATTAATTGAATGTATACACAACCATTGAATAATTTAGAGCTTTATAAAGTTGATAGTAAGGGTAAAAAGATAAATGTTCAAAGATTCCCCGATGGTACAAAAGCAATAGACGCTTTTAATATCTTTAGTGGTTATATTTCTCCTACAACTAAATTTCTAAGCCAAGATGCAAAGAACGTAACAAAAAATATTGCCGAAGAAGTAGCATTCACAAACTTTAAACATTTAATCAATGAAGGATCAATATACAAACCTGCCGATGATGTTGCAACTAGAAGAAGTGGTCAATTAAGAGATGCAATAAAGCAAGCAGCTAGATCAATATTGAGTGATGCCAATGTTTTAAAAATTTTTGACTACGATGAATTTATTAATAAAATTAAGCTTTTGTTCCAGGAATAA